From Longimicrobiaceae bacterium:
GTCGCCCGCGCGGTCCTGCGCGGAGTCGCGGGGCAGCGCGTGGGCCTCGTCGCCTTCGCCGGGCAGGGCTACATCCTCTCCCCCCTCACGTCGGACGTGAGCGCGCTGGAGCTGTACCTGGACGACCTCTCGCCAGAGATCGTGACGCAGAGCGGCACGTCGCTCTCCAGCGCGATTCTGCACGCGGCGCGGCTGCTGCGCGCGGGCGCCGAGCAGGGCGCGGCGGGGGCGGTGGTGGTCGTCTCGGACGGCGAGGCGCTGGAGGAGCGAGACGCGGTGATGGCGGCGGCACGCATCGCGGCGAGGATGGGCGTGGCGGTGCACACCGTGGGCGTCGGTACGGCTAACGGCGGCCCGGTGCCGGACGTGGACCTCATCTCCGGCCGCACGCTGGGGATGAAGCACGAGCCGGACGGCAGCGTCGCCATCTCCCGTCTCGACGACCGCCTGCTGCGCGAGGTGGCGTCCACCACGCACGGCCTCTATCTCACGGCACCTGCCGCGGGCGCCCCGCCGCAGCTCATCGCCGCGCTCCAGCATGCGCGCGGTAACGGCTCCGCGCGTTCGGGAGATGCGGACGCGCCCGGCGCGCCGGCAGACCGCTACTGGTGGTTCGTCGCCGCCGCCCTCGTCCTTCTCGCGCTCGATTCGATCCTGGAGATACGCGGCGGACGGCGCGGCAACGTTCGGGAGATGCGGTCCGAGCCGAGCGCCGCCCCGCCGCGCGCCCGCCGCATCCTCCGCCCCTCCGACGCGACGAACACGGGTATCGCGGACCGCGCGTCAGACCGCGCGGTCACCGCCGCCGCCGGCCACGGAGGTGCATCGTGAGCGGGCGCTGGGCTGCGTTCCTGGCCTTCCTCGGCCTCACGGGCGCGGGCGGCGTCGCGGCCGGCAACCGCCTCTACCGCGCCGGCGACTTCGTCCACGCCGAGGCGGAGTATCGCAAAGCGGCGGCGGAGGATACGGCGTCGGTCGTCGCGCGCTACGACCTGGGCACCGCGTTGGTGCGCCTGGCACGGTACGACGACGCGCGCACCGTCCTCGCCGCCGCGGCGGACGGCAAGCGGGGAGACGCGGAACTGCACCTGCGGGCCGCATACAACGCCGGCAACACCGACCTGGAGCCCTTCTTCCGCGACAGCGTGCTCGCCGGCCGCGACAGCATTCCCGAAGCGGAGCGCGAGCCCCGGCTGCGGCGCGCCATCCAGCGCTACAAGCAGGCGCTGCGCCTCGCCCCGGCCGACCTGGATGCCAAGTGGAACCTGGAGCTCGCCCAGCGCCTGCTCCAGCAGAAGGGCGGCGGCGGAGGGGGCGGCGGTGGCGGCGGCGGGGGAGGGCAGGGCGGCGACGATCAGGCCCCATCCGGCCAGGGCCCCACTCCCGCGCCCGGCGGCGAGGGCGGCGACTCGCCCAGCGTGAGCCACGAGGCCGCCGACCAGATCCTCGCGGGTGCCGAGCAGGCGGAGCGCCGCCTGGAGCGCGTGAAGCTGCGGAAGGGCCCCGCCGGCGCCCGCTCCGGCCGCGACTGGTGATCGCCGCATCCACGGATCACGCATGGGAGATCGCCAGTTTTTTCGGTGTACCGTGCGCTTTCGCAGCGAGCGGCGCGTTGACCTCCCCTTGCCCCGCTACGGCCGCCGGGGGTAAACTGGGGTTCGCTCCACCCCATCTCCCACCGACGAATCGCCCCCCGATTGCCCAGCATCTTCGGTCCGGCAGCACCGCGCAAGCTCTTTCTCCACATCGGTATCCTCGTCTTCTCGCTGCTCCCGCCGTCCGGGCGCTTCAAGGCCGCCGCCAGATTGTCCCGTGCTCTCGCGGCCCTGCTGGCTCGCATGGGCCACCGGCCGCAGCCGTACAGTCTGGACAGCCAGCGTGAGTTCACGCTGCTCCGTATGCTGCGACTCCTGAACCGCGAGGGCTTGGACTTCGGCCTGGAACCGCGCGTGGAAGGGCACGACCTCCTGCTCGACGGCGGGTGCCTCGTCCTCACCGGCCACAAGGACATGAACCTGCTGGCGCTGCGTTGGGCGGCGGAGCAGGGGCGTGAGACGCACCTGGTGATGGCGCACCATCCGCCGCAGCCAGGTTTCGTCAAGGGCATCCGCATGCCCAGCGGCGTCATCCTCGCCGACGGGCAGAGCCTGCTGCGCATCCGGCGGGCGGTGGCGCGGGGCGGCCTGGTGGCGCTCGCGGTGGACACGCGCGAGCCTCGCGGCGAGGCGCTGGAGCTGAGGGTGGAGGGCGGCAGCATCTTCATCTCCCGCACCATCATGCAGTTCGCGGAACGCACCGGCATTCGCGTCCTCTTCTGCGCTACCGACCTACAGCCGGACGGGAGCGTCACCCTGCGCATAGCCCAGCCCGCATCTGCCGACGCGGAGGGGATGCACCGCGAGTTCCGCGACTTCCTCGGCCACACGCTCCGCTCCCCGCTCACGTACGACCCCGAGACGCTACTGGAATCCGCCGCCACCGCGCTCCGCGCATGATGCGGGGACGATGAGGTAGATGGAAAGCGAGAGGCCGGGCGCCCGAAGGTGTCCGGCCTCTTTTTTCGTCTCGCGAATCTGGCAGAGCCTTGTCGAAGGAACGATCCAAGCACGGCTCGAGCGGTTTCGCTTCGGGGAGATGCCCCCTCCCCCGGCCCCTCCCCCGCAAGCGGGAGAGGGGAGAACTGCATGTGGGGGCGGGGTTTGCGTTGGTTTAGACGGTGGCCGGGCGGGGGCATCCAACGGCACACCCTACATCTCACGATTCGGCCGCATCTTCCGAGGTGCTTAACGCAGCCGCACGTATGGGGTCTGCGGCCAGTCGGTGACGACGATCTTCTGCTGCATCTTGCGACCGGCGACCTCGAGGGTGACGGTGTACTCGCCGGGGTCCACGCGGCGCAGGTCGCCGTTGTCCGTGGGGTCGCCCAGGCGGCGCGGGCGCGGCTTGTCGCGAGACAGGTCCCACGTCACGCGCTGGATGCCCGCGTAGCCGGGGCCGGTGAGGTGGCGTACGGCGTTGCCCTGCGCATCCGTGACGGTGAGGTCCACCGTGCCGGGCTGGGCATCCTTTAGCCAGTACGTGACCTGTGCGCCGCGCGGCGGGTTGGGCGCCACGAACGGATGGCTGCCGAAGCTGGGGTACGTGTCGACGTAGCGGTACTGGAGCGCGGGCGGCACCGGGAAGAGCTGCGCCTTGGCGCCGACGACCGAATCGGTGAGCGCCTCCAGCGCGGTCACGTTCACCGTCCACATCCCCCGCCCGTGCGTCGCCAGGACGAGGTCGCGCTGGCGGTTCGACATCCCGAACATCATCACCGGAACAGGCGGCAGGTTCTTGCCGAACCGGCGCCAGCCCCGCCCCGCGTCCAGCGTCACGTACGCGCCCGTGGCCGTGCCCACCCACACCAGCGACGGGTTGCGGGAGTCCTCGAACACCGTGAGGCTGCCCCCGTCCGCCGGAAGCCCTCTGCCGATGTCGGTCCAGCTCTGGCCGAAGTCCGTTGTGCGGTACACGTGCGGCGCGTAGTCGTCGCGGTGATGGCAGTCGTACGCCAGGTACGCCGTGCCGTCCGCGTGGTTCGACGGCGCGATGGACGAGACGAAGCACCGCGTGGGCGCCCCGCGCGGGAAGCGGCCGGTCACGTTCGTCCACGTGCGTGCGCCGTCACGCGAGACCCACACCAGGCCGTCGTCGCTGCCGGTCCACATCACGTCCGCGCGCCGCGGGCTCTCCGCGATGGCGAAGAGGGCGTGGTAGGCCGTGCTGCCCGTCTCCGGCTCCGGGCGGGTGCGGTCGGCGCGCGTCATGTCCGGGCCGACGACCTCCCAGTCCTCGCCGCGGTTGCGCATACGGATCAGGTGGTTCGATCCCAACCAGAGCACGCTCGTGTCGTGCTGCGAGAGGACAAGCGGCGCCGTCCATCCCCAGCGGAGCTCGTAACCGCTCAGCGCGCCCGCGTCCAGCGACACGGGCTGAAGGTCGTCGCGCTTGCCGGTGCGCAGGTCCACGCGCGAGACGGTGCCGAACTGGTACTCGGAGTAGACGGTGTACGGGTCGTGCGCGGGGACCTGCACCCACATCCCGTCGCCGCCGTTCACGGGATACCAGTCCGCGTCGGTGATGCCCAGCGTGTCGCGCGTGGCGCTGGGGCCGCACCACACACCGTTGTCCTGCAGCCCGCCGCACACGCGGTAGGGCACCTGCGAGCTGTCCACCGCCACCGTGTAGAACTGGCCGATGGGCATGGGCATGTGCTCCCACGCCTTGCCGTTGTCCCAGCTCACGTACACGCCGCCGTCGTTGCCCAGCACCAGGTGCTGCGGGTCCGCCGGGTCGATCCACAGCGCGTGGTTGTCCACGTGCACGCGGCTCAGCGAGTCCGGCTCGAAGCTGCGGCCGCCGTCCTTGCTCTCCAGCAGGGGCGACGCCGTCATCCACACGTGCTCCTTGTTCGTGGGGTCCACCCACGCGTCGTCGTAGTAGTAGTGCGGGTTCGCGGCCAGGTCGTTCACCTGCCGCCACGTCGCACCCGCGTCGTCGGACCGGAACATCCCCCCGAAGGGCGCCGCCCGCACGTCGCTGACCCCGCGGTCCACGGAGATCATGGCGTACACCGTCCGCGGGTCCTGCGGCGATACGGAGAGGCCGATCCGGCCCATCCGGTCCGTGGGCAGCCCGTTGCGCAGCCGCGGGTCGGTGAGGCGCGTCCACGTGCGCCCGCCGTCGGCCGTCTTCCAGATGCCGCTGCCGGCGCCCACGCCCTCCATGTGCGAGCCGCCCCACCGCAGCCGGTGCCACGACGCCGCGTACAGCACCTCCGGGTTCTGCGGGTCCATCTCCAGGTCCACGAAGCCGGTGGTGTCGTTCACGAACAGCACCTTGCTCCACGTCCGCCCCGCGTCGGTCGTCTTGTAGATGCCGCGGTCCGGGCCGGGGCCCCACAGGTGGCCGAGCGCGGCGACGTAGACGGTGTTCGGGTCGCGCGGGTGGATGACGACGCGGCCGATGGAGCGCGTGTTCGCCAGCCCCGCATGCCGCCACGTCTTCCCGCCGTCGTTCGACACGTGCACGCCGTTGCCCCAGAACTGCGAGCGCAGGCTGTTCTTCTCGCCCGTCCCCACCCACACGGTGTTGCTGTCGGACGCCGCCACCGCCACGTCGCCGATGCTGCTGGTGCCCAGCGAGTCGCCCACCGGTTGCCACGTCGTCCCCGCGTTGCTCGTCTTCCACAGTCCGCCGCCCGCGGTGCCCACGTAGATCGTCTTCCGGTACGTGCGCGGCACGGCGATGGACGTCACGCGGCCCGAGTACGCCGCCGGGCCCAGGTTGCGCAACGTGAAGCCGCGCACCGCCTGGCTGACCGGGTCCGTGGGGAGCTGCACCTGGCGCGCGGCGGCCGTGTCGCGCTGCTGCGCGCCCTGGCGCGACGTCTCGTGCAGTGCGCCCGCGGTGTCGCGCGGGGTGGCGCCGCCCTGCTGCGCGGCCACTGCCGGGGCGAGCGCAAGCATCGCCGCACCCGCGCAGAGGAAGCTTCGGAACGGTGTCATGTGTCGGATGCGATGGGGATTCGG
This genomic window contains:
- a CDS encoding tetratricopeptide repeat protein, with the protein product MSGRWAAFLAFLGLTGAGGVAAGNRLYRAGDFVHAEAEYRKAAAEDTASVVARYDLGTALVRLARYDDARTVLAAAADGKRGDAELHLRAAYNAGNTDLEPFFRDSVLAGRDSIPEAEREPRLRRAIQRYKQALRLAPADLDAKWNLELAQRLLQQKGGGGGGGGGGGGGGQGGDDQAPSGQGPTPAPGGEGGDSPSVSHEAADQILAGAEQAERRLERVKLRKGPAGARSGRDW
- a CDS encoding VWA domain-containing protein → MNFPISFSRPLLLALAAALPLLALLAMALYARRRRRAADAIGDADLVVRLTGEDLRRFPRRRAALVVLAAALLGFASAGPRWGKGTETEEGAADVVLVLDASNSMLVRDVQPNRLERERHVARAVLRGVAGQRVGLVAFAGQGYILSPLTSDVSALELYLDDLSPEIVTQSGTSLSSAILHAARLLRAGAEQGAAGAVVVVSDGEALEERDAVMAAARIAARMGVAVHTVGVGTANGGPVPDVDLISGRTLGMKHEPDGSVAISRLDDRLLREVASTTHGLYLTAPAAGAPPQLIAALQHARGNGSARSGDADAPGAPADRYWWFVAAALVLLALDSILEIRGGRRGNVREMRSEPSAAPPRARRILRPSDATNTGIADRASDRAVTAAAGHGGAS